Proteins encoded within one genomic window of Halobacteroides halobius DSM 5150:
- a CDS encoding four helix bundle protein, translating to MIKSVEDLDVFQKAHKLTIDLYQITKSFPQEEKFELVSQIRRASSSVNANLMEGNYRKSNQEYRQFSVIARGSIGELKYHLLLARDLGYISKEEYLELRKRLDNISKMLTGLIKAL from the coding sequence ATGATAAAATCTGTTGAGGATTTAGATGTTTTTCAAAAAGCTCATAAATTAACAATAGATTTATATCAAATTACGAAGTCTTTTCCTCAAGAGGAGAAGTTTGAACTTGTATCACAGATAAGAAGAGCTAGTTCATCGGTTAATGCTAATTTGATGGAGGGTAATTATAGAAAGAGTAATCAAGAATATAGACAATTCAGTGTAATTGCTAGAGGTTCGATAGGTGAGTTAAAGTATCATTTGTTATTAGCAAGGGATCTAGGTTATATAAGTAAAGAAGAGTATTTAGAACTAAGAAAAAGATTAGACAATATAAGTAAAATGTTAACTGGACTTATCAAAGCGTTATAA